From the Candoia aspera isolate rCanAsp1 chromosome 3, rCanAsp1.hap2, whole genome shotgun sequence genome, the window TTCTTGTGCTGATGAGCTGATGATCACATCTGGAAACTAGGTCAGCTATTCAGTGTTGAAATTAGTCTCCCTTTGTTCTGGGGTGGCCACCGTGAAGAGTGTGTTCTGGCACCAACCAGGGTGTTTTGCAAACTGTTGAGGGTCTAAATCTACCCATCCAAGCATTAGCTTCATCCCTGTCCCCAAACTGATGCCATAATCCGGTGGATGTGGGTCTGTGTGGCAGCTGAGGGCTGCAGTTCACCACCCAACCTTTCCTTCTGAGATGGGATGTCAGTGGAAGTGGGTGAGGCATTGTGACACGGCAACGCAACctctggtacgtacagatgtgcGTTCAACAATGGGACGCAAGCACGAAAGACTGGCTTTTGCATGGTGGTGTCATGATGCATACATTGTCCCTTTTGTGTGATTGTGGTTCGTACAGGAAGTGTGTGAGGCAGGGCTAAAAGTATCTGGCCCATTTTGGTTTGGGGGGAGGTAAGGGGGGAGCACAAGACCAGGAGATGAGCTGTTCTCATCCTTGTTAgtaactcccccccacccccaaaactgagTTAAAATGGTAATTTTGAGAGGATCAATTTGGGGCTGGTGTGTGCAGGTGTTTATATGCTTTCAGCTTTTACACTGGAGGATAAGAACTGTGCTAGTCTttgttggcaaaaaaaaaacctttgggggaaaaagtgttagttggaaaaggggctagCAGACTCCCCCTGGTGTTTTGCCTTCAGCTCTTACAGTTTCTCAGAGAGGTTCCCAGCACATGTACCACTCTTATCTCCAGCAGCTTGGCCTGACCTAAGATATTTTGCCCATGctgctaagccatggcttgttttaacccatgGATACAGAAAGTACAGCTCATGGGCTCTTTGCTATCTGCACAGATACCTTCCGTTTGAAAACTCTGGAGACCAGAATAGGTAGAATCAACATTTTTGCCCTTCTATGCAGTTTTTGAAGGTGATCGGGGCAAACCAAGCCTTGGCAGAGGCTTCAAACACTCATTAATTCTTGAAAGAATCCAGTGAACAAGTCCTTCCCCTCCCCATTTGAAAGTGTGGCCCTTGTCAGGCGGTGTGAAATTGTCTCTAGCTCGTAAACTGATTGAACTCTGGTCTTAAACCATGATCTGTTGAATTAGCCACAGTGGGCTGGGTTCACCTATTGCATTTAGCCGTAAACAGGAGTTTGCCAGCCACagcagctggattcacacaacacattgagGTCCAAACCAAATGATCCACAGGGTAGCTTAGCATGAAATGGGGCCCTCAGCCCTCACTCTGGTTTGAGCTGTTCCACAAGTGGGAACCTGGTCAGTCCCTAGTTGGGCCGCATGAAAATTCTCCTGGGGTAAGTCCTAGAAAAGAGCATGGAGGACAGGCACATCAAACACTCTTTGAAGACTCAATGAGACCTTCGGGTTGGCGATGACGTGCCTCCTAATACCAGGTGAAACGGGCAGCTGGCAGTCCTCGAGAGGATTGGTGGGCCATGACTTCCTTCCTTGCTGATCCATGGCCACAGCATACGGGGCTGATGGGAATCGGAGCCCAAGAACATCTAGAGGACCACAAGTTGCCCATTCTGGATACAATTCATGCACGTGGAGGAGATCATGGTCTGGGGCGGACCTTTTATCCTGCCCATGTAGTCATTCACGCAGAGTTTGAGCTGACGTCGTGTATCCCAGACCCTGGTTGAGTTGTCTTCTTCATGCCCTGGGTCCTACAGACCTCCAGGGACTGAACTAACTTAcagtttgatctttttttttctcacgtctttcttttcccttttaggTTTATCCAGCTAAGAGCTACCCAGAGGTGGTGGCTCCATACGCTGCTCTCCCCGTGCACCCCAACATCGCCCGTGTGGCGGAGGTCATCGTTGGAGACCAGAACGTTTACCTCTTTTTTGAGCTGGGGAGGGACAACATGCATGACCTGGTGAGACGGCGCAAGCGGGTGCCGGAGCCAGAGGCTGTTGCCCTCTTCCGACAGATGGCCGAAGCAGTCGCCCACTGCCACCAGCACGGCATCGTCCTCCGGGACATCAAGCTGAGGAAGTTTGTCTTTGCTGACAGAGAATGGTGAGTCGGAGAAAAACGGTTTCAgtttccctgcctgcctgcctgcctgcctgcctgcctgcctgcctgcctgcctgcctgcctgcccgcccgcccgccctccttccttccttccttccttccttccttccttccttccttccttccttccttccttccttccttccttccttccttccttccttcctttatctgttcaatcgtgtttgcttcttggagactgcctgggtgagtccctgcagtttccttgccacggtttttcagaagtggtttgccattgccttcttcctggggctgagaggaagtgactggcctaaggtcacccagctggctttgtgcccaaggcgggactagaactcatggcctcccggtttctagcctggtgccttaacccagtgtttcccaacctcggcaacttgaagatgtgtggacttcaactcccataattccccagccagccatgctggctggggaattatgggagttgaagtccacacatcttcaagttgtcaagggtgagaaacattgccttaaccacaacaccaaactggcttttgcttataggtagtcctcacttaacaaccatttatttagtgatggttcagcttacgacagtgctgaaaaaacaacttatgaccggtcctcccacttatgactgttgcagcgtccccacggtcatgtgatcatggtttggacacttggcaactggtttgcatttatgaccatcgcagcgtacCATGGtcttgtgattgccattttcgaccttcccacctggcttctggcaagcaaaatcaatgggggaccatgtgattcacttaacaaccaccgcaaaaagggCATAAAAGtgtgtcagatttgcttaatgactgcttcacttagcaaccaaaattctggtcccaattgtggctgttacGTGAGGActacaaagctggctggggaattctgggcgttacCCAtatgaaagtggccaaggttgagaaacactgcgctagggGCTGTACGAAATCGAAACTCAATAGAAAAAGCgctataaaaaataacaataagcaataaaaaaacccacaaggGCATGGATTTTCCTCCCACTGTATAAAATGATTCAAAAGACGTAATGCATTTTGCTGCAGAGTTCAGATTTTTTGGGCTGCAGAATTAGGGGCAGGGATTCCCATCAGTTACTGCTTGGCCTTTCAGGATCTGATCTTTGACTCTGCACTCTTCCCTCCCTTTTGCCCAGGTCCAGGTTGCTGCTGGAAAATCTGGAAGATGCACAGGTGATGCTCGGCCCCGACGACTCTTTGGTGGACAAGCACGGCTGCCCGGCATACGTGGGCCCCGAGATCCTAAGCTTCAAGGGTTCCTATTCAGGAAAGGCAGCTGATATCTGGAGCCTGGGCGTGGCGCTCTACACCCTCCTGGTGGGCTGTTACCCATTCCAGGACACCAAGCCAGCCTCCCTCTTCAGCAAGATCTATCGTGGGCGCTTTACTGTTCCAGACGACCTCTCGCCCAAGGCCCGGTGCCTTATCCGGTGTCTCTTGCGAAGGGATCCGGCCGAAAGGCTGACCGCCAGTGGGATCCTCCTCCACCCTTGGCTGGCTTCTAGCCCAATCCCCAGGGCTTGGTGGGTCAGCCCCCCAGGTGTGCAGGGACTGGAGCAAGTGGTTCCTGAAGCGGGGAGCTGGAGAAATAGTTCGGACACCCCACGAGAAGAGGCCAGCTGAGGGGCCTTGGGGGCGGAAAGTGCAGAAGAAGGCACGCATCTGGCGTGGCAGGCAGACGGACAGTTCCCTTGCCTCCTTGATTCCGTATCTCAGCAGCCTCGGAAGTGCCTTTTGGTGGAGAAGCACCCTTCACCTTTGCCCTCCCGTGGGGCAGATGTCACTGGGCCCCCAAACGTGGGGAGAGGAGGGTCCCTTGCCCCTTTCCCCTTTGCGTTGCATCCTGTGCCAAAGAGCTTTCCCGTCACCAGCAAACTCTCTTGTTCTCAAGGAGGGCTGTTTTGCACCTTTAATTTGGGATCTGCATTGCTGATCTGGGGAAAGACTCTGGAGAGACCCCTGGAATGATTGGAGAAAGAGATCTGGGGTGAGGGCCTGATGGCAGATCCACCCTTTTCAGCATCCGAGGGCCGGATTTCACGATCCACAATTTCAGCGGAAGGGCGGGATTGAAAGAAACTGCTCCCCTTCCCCTGGAGCCCAGTTTCGAGTGACCCACACTTTGCAAAGCTGAAGATCACTTTCCCTGGTGCCAAAGAAAAGGCTGATTTGCAAGATGGGACTGATGCTTTCTGGTGGGGAGGAGGGGGTAGCCTCAGAGGGAAGAGTCCAGGGTGGGCACCTTGGATTGGCTTTTCCTGTCTTTTCTGACACCTCCTAGAAAATGGGGTAGCCCTAAACTGCCTGCATCCCGCTATGCTTAGGACAGATACCTGCACTAGGAGAGGGTTGAattaatcagtgtttttcaaccttggccagtttaagatgggtggacttcaactcccagaattccccaggctggctggggaattctgggagttgaagtccacccatcttaaagtggccaaggttgaaaaacactggcttaggtgACCACCAAGattccttccacccttcctttcctttctttttgccaCGATCCTTTTAATTCCAACCCTGCCTTAAAAGAACGCTGTTGATGGTCCGTGAGTTCTGCCCAATTTCTACCCGAATCTACTTCATCACTGTGCTTGACAGATTTGGGACCCCAGGATTGCATTATCTtggtttgtgcgtgtgtgtgctgATTTTAACCACAGGCCTGCGAAGATGGGACAGTGATTTTGAGGGTGGCAAAACAAGGTCCTGTCATGTGACCCCGTGGTTCTTGGTTGGGTTTGAAGACCAAGCCAAGATCCGGGGTCGCCAAGACCTGGTCCTTCCTCCTGACCTCAGGACCCTCCCCATAACAGCTCTGGACACCCCCCTCCCTCAAGTTTCTTTCTCCAACTCCTGAAATGGAAGTTCCTTGTAGGAAGAGAACCTTCGTAGGTCTCGGTTAGGCTGAAGAGCAGCCATCAAGGAAGGCATTGATGACGTTGCTGAGCAAGGTATGGTTGCATCTgagctcttcctccctctcccccattttGCAGGGCTGATTCTTGGTTCGTCCATGAGTTCCAAGAATGGGGCTGGAATGGTATTGGGTGCCCGAAGGTCACCTTTCTAGGCAAGCTAAACCATGGCATGCCAGCTCTGCCCGCAAGATCTGCCGCCTCTTCCGCTCCATGGTGGAACGTCTTCCCCAAGGGAAGAACTCTGATTTATGGGGAGCCCCAAGGCCAGTTAACGTCATCTAGAGGGGAGGCCTCAAGCAGCCCTGTGCTAGAGTGGCTGGAGGAGAAAGCGCCGTGCCCT encodes:
- the TRIB3 gene encoding tribbles homolog 3, with translation MSLLVQKPLAEAHVPKRHLHSDKASKVGRPAPKRPRLDRLPGPTPSLRPLPPRCPPAADQGLTAAQIGPYILLEPTEGGRCYRAVNRHTEEELTCKVYPAKSYPEVVAPYAALPVHPNIARVAEVIVGDQNVYLFFELGRDNMHDLVRRRKRVPEPEAVALFRQMAEAVAHCHQHGIVLRDIKLRKFVFADREWSRLLLENLEDAQVMLGPDDSLVDKHGCPAYVGPEILSFKGSYSGKAADIWSLGVALYTLLVGCYPFQDTKPASLFSKIYRGRFTVPDDLSPKARCLIRCLLRRDPAERLTASGILLHPWLASSPIPRAWWVSPPGVQGLEQVVPEAGSWRNSSDTPREEAS